The following proteins are co-located in the Microbacterium sp. Clip185 genome:
- a CDS encoding SdpI family protein — MDNDLFIRILLAVVMVGSGCLMIWMARAAASGRLKRNAIAGIRTSVTMASDEAWLAAHIRAKQATIWGGIAGVIAGLGALLPVPSAGLAAIVLAGCAAMLGFVLYGAVVGSRAAAATRAPDA, encoded by the coding sequence ATGGACAACGACCTTTTCATCCGCATCCTGCTCGCCGTCGTGATGGTCGGCTCAGGCTGCCTCATGATCTGGATGGCGCGGGCCGCCGCATCCGGTCGTCTGAAGCGCAATGCGATCGCGGGTATCCGCACCTCCGTCACCATGGCGAGCGACGAGGCCTGGCTCGCCGCCCACATCCGCGCGAAGCAGGCGACGATCTGGGGAGGGATCGCGGGAGTCATCGCGGGCCTGGGCGCGCTGCTGCCGGTGCCCTCCGCCGGACTCGCGGCGATCGTGCTGGCCGGATGCGCCGCGATGCTGGGCTTCGTGCTCTACGGCGCGGTCGTGGGCAGCCGCGCGGCGGCGGCCACACGCGCGCCCGACGCCTGA
- the mfd gene encoding transcription-repair coupling factor, protein MTVPGIVRALARSETFRDAAGAASVDGDFSLVDGLDAPLLAALLERRREAGKPAVLLAVAPTGRRAEALGPALEALLPGAEVRHFPAWETLPHERLSPSAETVGRRLAVLQRIAEWEGTAPLVVTASVRGAIQPIVPGLGDAGTIRLSVGGRGHDLAAIVVRLVEFAYHRVDMVSRRGEFAVRGGILDVFPPAADHPYRVEFFGDEVDQIRAFSVADQRSLPGDIDRIDLLPSRELLLTDEVRDRALGLADAFPSLAGMLTKMAEGIPVEGMESLIPALVDGLVTIVDYLPRASAVAIVDPVRAATRATTLAETNQEFLDAAWSAAVAGADTPVDLGSGDFLSLPELHEAARARTDVWWELSSFDSGAADAAAEGLSDDAGVTRIAAASVPSFAGSVEGAIDHVAQLLTEQWAVVVTASGAGLADRARDVLAERGIAARRVESLSEPPEPGLATVVVSTLERGFQVADARLAVLTESEFYGRTIGSDTRAVKKLASRRRNVVDPLQLKPGDFVVHSTHGIGKFVELVQREVSSGGRNAVKSKREYLVLEYAASKRGHPGDKLYVPTDQLDLLSRYVGGEAPALSKMGGSDWAAAKSKARRAVRDIAVELVKLYSARMAAKGHAFGPDTPWQRELEEAFPFAETPDQLQTIDEIKADMERPIPMDRLLSGDVGFGKTEVAVRAAFKAIQDGKQVAMLVPTTLLVKQHLETFSERFAGFPVKVRALSRFQTDKEAKDVVAGLADGTVDMVIGTHRILTEKVIFKDLGLMIIDEEQRFGVEHKDALKKLKTNVDILAMSATPIPRTLEMAVTGIREMSTLATPPEDRHPILSYVGPRNDKQIAAAIRRELLREGQVFFVHNRVSSIQRVAADLAELVPEARIAVAHGQMGEHQLEQVVDDFWERRADVLVSTTIVETGLDISNANTIIIDRADKYGLSQLHQLRGRVGRGRERAYAYFLYDETKPLSETAADRLETISVNNDLGSGMQVALKDLELRGAGNLLGAEQAGHIAGVGFDLYLRMIGEAVATFRGEETEGQTELRLELPVQARIPEDYIDSERLRLEAYQKLSAAASATAKDDAIDLVIEELTDRYGQPPAEVEGLVAVARLRRRAARSSLADVVAMGPNLRVAPAHLPDSLRVRMQRLYPKAKLVASGEALVVPLPTAGGEPLGDAELIAWTSQLLDALFPVPEPAPAA, encoded by the coding sequence GTGACAGTTCCCGGGATCGTCCGCGCCCTCGCGCGCTCAGAAACGTTCCGAGACGCAGCCGGCGCGGCCTCCGTCGACGGGGACTTCTCCCTCGTCGACGGCCTCGACGCCCCGCTGCTGGCGGCCCTGCTCGAGCGGCGCCGCGAGGCGGGCAAGCCCGCCGTACTGCTGGCCGTCGCGCCCACCGGCCGTCGCGCCGAGGCGCTGGGTCCCGCGCTGGAGGCGCTGCTTCCGGGCGCCGAGGTGCGCCACTTCCCGGCGTGGGAGACTCTGCCCCACGAGCGCCTCAGCCCGAGCGCCGAGACCGTCGGCCGGCGCCTCGCTGTGCTGCAGCGCATCGCCGAGTGGGAGGGCACCGCGCCGCTGGTCGTCACCGCATCCGTGCGCGGCGCGATCCAGCCGATCGTTCCCGGACTCGGGGATGCGGGCACGATCCGCCTGAGCGTCGGCGGCCGCGGGCATGACCTCGCAGCCATCGTCGTGCGTCTCGTGGAGTTCGCGTACCACCGCGTCGACATGGTCTCGCGGCGCGGCGAGTTCGCGGTGCGCGGCGGCATCCTCGACGTCTTCCCTCCCGCAGCCGACCACCCGTATCGCGTGGAGTTCTTCGGTGACGAGGTCGACCAGATCCGCGCGTTCTCGGTCGCCGACCAGCGTTCGTTGCCCGGCGACATCGACCGGATCGACCTGCTGCCGAGCCGTGAGCTGCTGCTCACCGACGAGGTGCGCGACCGCGCGCTCGGCCTCGCCGATGCGTTCCCCTCGCTCGCCGGCATGCTCACGAAGATGGCCGAGGGTATCCCCGTCGAGGGCATGGAATCACTGATCCCCGCGCTCGTCGACGGCCTCGTCACGATCGTGGACTACCTGCCGCGCGCCAGTGCCGTCGCCATCGTCGACCCGGTGCGCGCAGCCACCCGCGCGACGACGCTCGCCGAGACCAACCAGGAGTTCCTGGATGCGGCGTGGAGCGCCGCTGTCGCCGGCGCCGACACCCCGGTCGACCTCGGCTCCGGCGACTTCCTGTCGCTGCCAGAACTGCACGAGGCCGCCCGCGCGCGCACCGACGTGTGGTGGGAGCTGTCCTCGTTCGACTCAGGAGCAGCGGATGCGGCCGCCGAGGGTCTCTCGGACGACGCCGGCGTCACGCGGATCGCCGCCGCATCCGTTCCGTCGTTCGCTGGCAGCGTCGAGGGCGCGATCGATCATGTCGCCCAGCTGCTCACCGAGCAGTGGGCCGTCGTCGTCACCGCGTCCGGCGCGGGGCTCGCCGACCGTGCCCGTGACGTGCTCGCCGAGCGGGGGATCGCCGCACGCCGCGTGGAGTCGCTGAGCGAGCCGCCCGAGCCGGGACTCGCCACGGTCGTCGTGAGCACGCTCGAGCGCGGCTTCCAGGTCGCGGATGCGCGCCTCGCCGTGCTGACCGAGTCGGAGTTCTACGGCCGCACGATCGGCAGCGACACCCGCGCCGTCAAGAAGCTCGCCTCGCGCCGACGTAACGTCGTCGACCCGCTGCAGCTCAAGCCCGGCGACTTCGTCGTGCACTCCACGCACGGCATCGGCAAGTTCGTCGAGCTCGTGCAGCGCGAGGTCTCGAGCGGCGGCCGCAACGCGGTCAAGAGCAAGCGCGAATACCTCGTGCTCGAGTACGCCGCCTCCAAGCGCGGCCACCCGGGCGACAAGCTGTACGTGCCCACCGACCAGCTCGATCTGCTGTCGCGCTACGTCGGCGGCGAGGCGCCCGCCCTGTCGAAGATGGGCGGCAGCGACTGGGCCGCCGCCAAGAGCAAGGCCCGCCGCGCCGTGCGCGACATCGCGGTCGAGCTCGTGAAGCTCTACTCGGCGCGGATGGCGGCCAAGGGTCACGCCTTCGGGCCCGACACGCCCTGGCAGCGCGAGCTGGAGGAGGCGTTCCCGTTCGCCGAGACCCCCGACCAGCTGCAGACGATCGATGAGATCAAGGCCGACATGGAGCGGCCGATCCCGATGGACCGGTTGCTGTCGGGCGATGTGGGCTTCGGTAAGACGGAGGTCGCGGTCCGTGCCGCCTTCAAGGCGATCCAGGACGGCAAGCAGGTCGCGATGCTCGTGCCGACCACCCTGCTCGTCAAGCAGCACCTCGAGACGTTCTCCGAGCGCTTCGCCGGTTTCCCCGTCAAGGTGCGCGCGCTCTCGCGCTTCCAGACCGACAAGGAGGCGAAGGATGTGGTCGCCGGCCTCGCCGACGGCACCGTCGACATGGTCATCGGCACGCACCGTATCCTCACCGAGAAGGTGATCTTCAAAGATCTCGGCCTGATGATCATCGATGAGGAGCAGCGTTTCGGCGTCGAGCACAAGGATGCCCTGAAGAAGCTCAAGACGAACGTCGACATCCTCGCGATGAGCGCCACGCCCATCCCGCGCACGCTCGAGATGGCGGTCACCGGCATCCGAGAGATGTCGACCCTTGCCACCCCGCCCGAGGACCGGCATCCGATCCTGTCCTACGTCGGGCCGCGCAACGACAAGCAGATCGCGGCGGCGATCCGACGCGAGCTGCTGCGCGAGGGACAGGTGTTCTTCGTGCACAACCGGGTCTCGTCGATCCAGCGTGTCGCCGCGGATCTCGCCGAGCTCGTGCCGGAGGCGCGCATCGCCGTCGCGCACGGGCAGATGGGTGAGCACCAGCTCGAGCAGGTCGTCGACGACTTCTGGGAGCGCCGTGCCGACGTGCTCGTCTCGACCACGATCGTCGAGACCGGCCTCGACATCTCCAACGCGAACACGATCATCATCGACCGTGCCGACAAGTACGGCCTCAGCCAGCTGCACCAGCTGCGCGGCCGTGTCGGTCGTGGGCGCGAGCGCGCCTACGCGTACTTCCTGTACGACGAGACGAAGCCGCTGAGCGAGACCGCGGCCGACCGTCTCGAGACGATCTCGGTCAACAACGACCTCGGCTCGGGTATGCAGGTTGCGCTGAAAGACCTCGAGCTGCGCGGCGCGGGCAACCTGCTCGGCGCCGAGCAGGCGGGGCACATCGCGGGCGTCGGGTTCGACCTGTACCTGCGCATGATCGGTGAGGCCGTGGCCACCTTCCGCGGTGAGGAGACCGAGGGGCAGACCGAGCTCCGGCTCGAGCTGCCCGTGCAGGCCCGCATCCCCGAGGACTACATCGACAGCGAGCGCCTGCGCCTGGAGGCATACCAGAAGCTGTCGGCGGCGGCATCCGCGACCGCGAAGGACGACGCGATCGACCTCGTGATCGAAGAGCTCACCGACCGGTACGGACAGCCGCCCGCCGAGGTCGAGGGTCTCGTCGCCGTCGCGCGCCTGCGCCGTCGTGCGGCGCGTTCGTCGCTCGCCGACGTCGTCGCGATGGGACCGAACCTGCGCGTCGCGCCCGCGCATCTGCCCGATTCGCTGCGTGTGCGGATGCAGCGGCTGTACCCCAAGGCGAAGCTCGTCGCCTCGGGCGAGGCGCTCGTCGTGCCGCTGCCGACCGCCGGTGGCGAGCCGCTGGGCGATGCCGAGCTCATCGCCTGGACGAGTCAGCTGCTGGACGCGCTGTTCCCCGTTCCCGAGCCGGCCCCCGCTGCCTGA
- the pth gene encoding aminoacyl-tRNA hydrolase, with protein MADTWLIVGLGNPGLRYEATRHNVGQMVIDELAGRRNEGFKVHKAGARIAEGWLRPGGPKLVLAKPNTFMNVSGGPVANLAKFFDIPADRVVVVHDELDIPFDTLKLKTGGGHGGHNGVRDVAKALGTPEFPRVRVGIGRPPGRQDPADWVLDAFGQAERKTLPILVSDAADAVELLVDEGLVAAQQRWHAPRA; from the coding sequence ATGGCCGACACCTGGCTGATCGTGGGACTCGGGAATCCGGGACTGCGCTATGAGGCGACGCGCCACAACGTGGGCCAGATGGTCATCGACGAACTCGCCGGCCGCCGCAACGAGGGTTTCAAAGTGCACAAGGCGGGTGCGCGCATCGCCGAGGGATGGCTGCGTCCCGGCGGACCGAAGCTCGTGCTCGCGAAGCCCAACACGTTCATGAACGTGTCCGGCGGGCCGGTCGCAAACCTGGCGAAGTTCTTCGACATCCCCGCCGACCGCGTCGTCGTCGTGCACGACGAGCTCGACATCCCCTTCGACACGCTCAAACTCAAGACCGGCGGCGGCCACGGCGGCCACAACGGCGTCCGCGACGTCGCCAAGGCGCTCGGCACACCGGAGTTCCCGCGCGTGCGCGTGGGCATCGGGCGCCCTCCCGGTCGCCAGGACCCGGCTGACTGGGTGCTCGACGCCTTCGGTCAGGCCGAGCGCAAGACCCTCCCCATCCTCGTCTCGGATGCGGCGGATGCGGTCGAGCTCCTCGTCGACGAGGGCCTCGTCGCCGCCCAGCAGCGCTGGCACGCCCCGCGCGCCTGA
- a CDS encoding 50S ribosomal protein L25/general stress protein Ctc, giving the protein MSEDNKVTAEVRTQFGKGFARRLRAAGQIPAVLYGHGTEPVHLALPGHQVALLIRRANALLELTADGKDHLALVKDVQKDPVRQIIEHIDLLVVKKGEKVAVDVPVVVVGEPFSGTIANLDATTVSLEVLATNIPQHVEVDVEGLEDGTHITAADLKLPKGATLVTEPETLVVAISVPAATLAAEDEIAEADAEVAAEQSEESSEAAE; this is encoded by the coding sequence ATGTCGGAAGACAACAAGGTCACCGCTGAGGTGCGCACGCAGTTCGGCAAGGGCTTCGCCCGTCGCCTGCGCGCCGCCGGTCAGATCCCCGCCGTCCTCTACGGCCACGGCACCGAGCCCGTGCACCTCGCCCTGCCGGGTCACCAGGTTGCCCTGCTGATCCGTCGCGCGAATGCGCTGCTCGAGCTCACCGCCGACGGCAAGGACCACCTGGCCCTCGTCAAGGACGTCCAGAAGGACCCGGTGCGCCAGATCATCGAGCACATCGACCTGCTGGTCGTGAAGAAGGGCGAGAAGGTCGCCGTCGACGTGCCCGTCGTCGTCGTGGGCGAGCCCTTCTCGGGCACCATCGCGAACCTGGACGCGACGACCGTGTCGCTCGAGGTGCTGGCCACCAACATCCCGCAGCACGTGGAGGTCGACGTCGAGGGCCTCGAGGACGGCACGCACATCACGGCCGCCGACCTGAAGCTCCCCAAGGGCGCGACGCTGGTGACCGAGCCCGAGACGCTCGTCGTCGCCATCTCGGTGCCCGCTGCGACCCTCGCCGCGGAGGACGAGATCGCCGAGGCCGACGCCGAGGTCGCTGCAGAGCAGTCCGAGGAGTCCTCGGAGGCCGCGGAGTAA
- the gndA gene encoding NADP-dependent phosphogluconate dehydrogenase, whose product MTEASANIGVVGLAVMGSNLARNLASREGNTVAVFNRSYDKTEHLVTEHPEAGFVPASTYAEFAASLQKPRTAIIMVKAGGPTDAVINDLVQVFEPGDIIVDGGNALFTDTIRREKAVRETGINFVGAGISGGEEGALNGPSIMPGGSDESWVTLGPILKSIAAVAEGEPCVTHVGHDGAGHFVKMIHNGIEYVDMQLIGEAYDLIRRGTGKTPAEISEIFAEWNRGELESYLIEITAEVLKQVDAATGKPLVDVIVDQAGAKGTGAWTVQTALDLGIPVSGIAEAVFARSLSSKPAQRAEATSLPGPSSTGTVADPEAFIEDVRQALYASKIIAYSQGFDAIVAGAEQYGWDIKKGDIAKIWRGGCIIRAQFLNRITEAYAENPSLQALVLAPYFRDAVAKAQDAWRRVVIGAVETGVPTPAFSSSLAYYDGLRADRLPAALIQGQRDFFGAHTYKRVDKEGTFHTLWSGDRSEVEAVDTH is encoded by the coding sequence GTGACCGAGGCATCAGCCAACATCGGAGTCGTCGGACTCGCCGTCATGGGGTCCAACCTGGCCCGCAACCTCGCCTCGCGCGAGGGCAACACGGTGGCCGTGTTCAACCGCAGCTATGACAAGACCGAGCACCTCGTCACGGAGCACCCCGAGGCGGGCTTCGTCCCCGCCTCGACGTACGCCGAGTTCGCCGCGTCGCTGCAGAAGCCGCGCACCGCGATCATCATGGTCAAGGCCGGCGGCCCCACGGATGCGGTCATCAACGACCTGGTGCAGGTGTTCGAGCCGGGCGACATCATCGTCGACGGCGGCAACGCTCTGTTCACCGACACGATCCGCCGCGAGAAGGCCGTGCGTGAGACCGGCATCAACTTCGTCGGCGCCGGCATCTCCGGCGGCGAGGAGGGTGCGCTGAACGGCCCCTCGATCATGCCGGGCGGCTCGGACGAGTCCTGGGTGACTCTCGGCCCGATCCTCAAGAGCATCGCGGCCGTCGCCGAGGGCGAGCCCTGCGTCACGCACGTCGGTCACGACGGCGCGGGCCACTTCGTCAAGATGATCCACAACGGCATCGAGTACGTCGACATGCAGCTCATCGGCGAGGCGTACGACCTCATCCGTCGCGGCACCGGCAAGACGCCCGCCGAGATCTCCGAGATCTTCGCCGAGTGGAACCGGGGCGAGCTCGAGTCGTACCTCATCGAGATCACCGCCGAGGTGCTCAAGCAGGTCGACGCCGCCACCGGCAAGCCGCTGGTCGACGTCATCGTCGACCAGGCCGGCGCCAAGGGGACGGGCGCCTGGACCGTGCAGACCGCGCTGGATCTCGGCATCCCCGTCTCGGGTATCGCCGAGGCCGTCTTCGCGCGCTCCCTCTCCTCGAAGCCGGCCCAGCGCGCCGAGGCGACATCGCTGCCTGGCCCCTCCTCGACGGGCACGGTCGCCGACCCCGAGGCGTTCATCGAGGACGTCCGCCAGGCGCTGTACGCGTCGAAGATCATCGCCTACTCGCAGGGCTTCGACGCCATCGTCGCGGGTGCCGAGCAGTACGGCTGGGACATCAAGAAGGGCGACATCGCCAAGATCTGGCGCGGCGGCTGCATCATCCGCGCCCAGTTCCTCAACCGCATCACCGAGGCCTACGCCGAGAACCCGTCGCTGCAGGCGCTCGTGCTCGCGCCATACTTCCGCGACGCCGTCGCGAAGGCTCAGGATGCGTGGCGCCGCGTCGTCATCGGCGCTGTCGAGACGGGCGTTCCGACTCCCGCGTTCTCGTCGTCGCTCGCCTATTACGACGGCCTGCGCGCCGACCGCCTGCCGGCCGCCCTCATCCAGGGCCAGCGCGACTTCTTCGGCGCGCACACCTACAAGCGCGTCGACAAGGAGGGCACCTTCCACACGCTGTGGTCGGGCGACCGCTCCGAGGTCGAAGCCGTCGACACGCACTGA